The nucleotide sequence accaccgccaccacccaccaccaccgccaccaccacccaccaccaccgccgccaccaccacccaccaccaccgccgccaccacccaccaccgccagccgccaccactcatcacagacgccaccacccaccacccgccgccacgaccacccaccaccacccgccgccaccacccaccaccaccagtcgccgccgccacccaccacccgccgccgccaccaccacccaccaccaccgccgccaccacccaccaccaccagccgccgccgccaccaccacccaccaccaccaccaccacccaccaccaccgccgccaccacccaccaccaccagccgccgccgccaccaccacccaccaccaccgccgccaccaccacccaccaccaccgccgccaccacccaccaccgccagccgccaccactcatcacagacgccaccgcccgccaccaccgccagacacagccgccagtgtccgccaccgccgccactgtcccccaccgccgccactgtccgccaccaccgtcactgtccgccaccgccgccaccgccaccactgtctgccaccgcaaccactgtccgcccgccgccaccactgtccgcccgccgccaccactgtccgcccgccgccaccactgtccacccaccgcctccactgtccgcccgccgcctccactgtccgcccgccgcctccactgtccgcccgccgcctccactgtccgcccgccgccgccactgtccgcctgccgccgccactgtccgcccgccgccgccactgtccgccgccactgtccgcccgccgccgccactgtccgcccgccgccgccactgtccaccaccgccgccaaagccgccacggtccgcccgccgccactatccaccacagccgccactgtccgcccgccgccactgtccgcccgccgccgccactgtccgcccgccgccactatccgccaccgccgccactgtccgccacagccgccactctccgccgtacagcctcccctctctccgttagtaaataattataattgttagtaaataataaaagaaatataaattattagattttttttacccttaaattggttttaatatttaaattgaaaataataatataatataaaatataataaaaataatataatataaaatataatttaatttcaagaaatttaactttaaacacaaagatgtgaaaagggttcagattattggctcaaacctttcataagagattcatattggtatatgaatggattatgaatgactcatgttaggagtgtaaagttgccacaacatctcaaattagtgttagatacatatgtcttggttataagttttggaaacctatttaagtccacacacaatatcgtatctgatacgataaaacaaacgtttccaatactttcaaatactttccagatatgttgtggcaacctaaaattgtttgctgagaaaggcttcaggcggtctacatgacacacctgtttcttgcggggtctatccggcttcccgatttcatacgatacaggacccaaccgccgtagcacctggtatggtccctcgaaccgcgactcggtcactctactcttacccggcagcaataccatcacctgggacccaacctggaactccctcggcacagctctcttgtcgtaccattccgacatcttacgctgcgcctccttcagatgtttcccagctagttcctttgcTAGAGTGAGACGCTCCTTGAACTTTTGAATGTATTCATTGACCGTTCCCATGGTCAttcctggtgtccattgttccttcagcatggacagaggacttcgcacctcgtgtccatacaccagctggaaaggtgagaaacctaacgattccaccaccgcgttacgtatggcaaacaacgcggggtatactgcctcatcccactcagccccctgttctgcgcagaacactctcagaacggtcttcaaggtggagtgaaacctttcgatcgccccttgcgactgcggtcggtagggcgacgaccgaatctgagtcactccccaacttGTCACTGTCTGTCAGAACCACTTAGACTTGAAAATACTTCCACAGTCTGTTTGGATttctctgggcatccccacccaagagaaaaatcgttgtagttgcccggctattcctctcgacgtcaaacgtcgcatcgggatggcttctggaaatctggtggaggcacacatgatcgtcatcaggtaggtattccctcgtttcgtccgtggcaacggtcccaccccgtcgaccaacagacgctcgaatgcaggcccaaacgcaggaacagggaccaacggggccttcggtatcgcgggttggctcttccctgccctctggcacggtaagcacgttttacaataacgcctcacattggcgtccatacctggccagtagaaatgatccctgatctttcgcagcgtcttggtcacccccaggtgacctgcagagtccacagagTGCAATAGGTCcaacactgccgctctgcactgggccggcaacactacctggtgcctcgtacctagagactcttccccggcctccatcctcacaggcctccactgtctcatcagcatgccgtcctgtatgtaaaaatgagtggccctctcaggaccaacacgtcctccttgggcctcacaaattaattcggggaactctatctgctgcaactctccaagacgagtgcggtctactcctagagaactggtgagggtcacctgtaactcaccattcgggctgccttcgccctccgctcgttctccgggtcccatgaagaggtgatcgattcccaggctgtcggacgtctcctcagccccatcagatccacaccctccgtgtccttcgcactgcctcggcatcacaaaccgggaacgccaccgtggcgattcctatctcgtccccacaggcgtctaacactccgcctgtctccttatagtgctctaagcactcctcgcccttcacgagattcgggaggacatatcctccacatgcgtcatttcccaagatgacttgtgcctccatcttgggcattgatgcacagacccccaccacaagggtctggcagccataatcagaattcagagtcacctggtgtaggggcatcctcactgggcctcccacagtagtcacacttgccacccccacactggtactctcgtaacactcggggaacagggtttcactcaccagggtaaaatctgccccagtgtctcttaatatcttcaccgggatggggtctgcatcccccatccttacggttccctcacacacgaatgggtgaactcttttctccccactcagtatggATTCATCCCGCACcttctcggccatctggtcctcgaccctcacgaaagcaacgttccccgctgtttagggcgtttgcattcccgcgcgacgtgaccAAACACTCTGCAATTGAAGCAGCGAAGCTtcctcgtcggagaccatccaccaccgctcgccctggcaccgcctccagaggccgtcgttccgtgtgtcttcctcgcaccatccgtcgactccttcgtcgcagcaacagctcctgagctctcagcttgggacttctttgccggctccacagcactcttcgatcctctgttgtccccactcgagaggtgggacttgggagaactcgctcctgtcctccatccgtcagtcctcctataattcctaccatatccggagtatacgggcggtcggtgctgtccctctcggcgtgggtgtAAGGtttcttccagcatgtcagctctgtcggctgcggccctcaggtcctttatgtccgcctcctttactctcaccctgatctcaggagagagcacggacataaacttctccatgaccataagcctcttaacatcctcagccgacttcgctccttcagactccagccacttaaggaatttcctctccatgtccctcgccgtctccgcataagattttcctggcgaacgggtacattccctgaatctcttcctgtagcaTTCCGGCGTTAACTTGAACgagtggagcacagctctctttacagcatcgtagttggtacactcttggaggtcgagcatatagtaagcttcacgagcttcaccagtgagcctaccctgaaccagctccgcccaccttgttagcttctatctcctgctgtttcagcctagcttctaACTCGCGCTCCTCtcggcgcagctgtgcctctcgctcctcacgcaTCAGTTGCGCTTCTTGCTCTTgttcctcacgcttcagttgCGCTTCCCGCTCTTgttcctcacgcttcagttgTGTTTCCCGCTCTtcccgcttcagctgtgcttctcgctcttgttcctcacgcttcagttgtgcttcttctctcctcagctgtgcttctcgctcttgttcctcacgcttcagttgtgcttcttctctcctcagatgtgcttctcgctcttctttgcactgctgtgcctctcgctcttccttgcgctgctgtgcctctcgctcttcccgCTTCAACTGAGCTGCTTGCTCACGCTCCTCCTTGAGcaactgtgcctctgcttctcgctcttccctctTCAGCTGTGCCTCcatctgcagcttcattatctccagcttaacgctgcgcctgctgccgctagatcctctgctgctcccaccaatgctcagatgttctcccatactggcaggtgtttgtggccgttcctcccccaaagcttcgtctcgtgccctgagctgtgccatgatctccagtcttctctcttccactttggaagatctcagctttatcccaaaatggtctgctattgactgtaactgtgccttggtgcactcctccagcacctgctcatctctagtgtcaatgaaccttgttactttatcatcctccatcttgtgctatgagtgacaacctgtacctgatacctaataccactgcaaagtaccacaactgcaacctttatcttgatcgttatcctggcaaggtcgccaatgtcggggttcaccgtatttagaggggcgagtaacagtatacacaaaggtcactcaccgtagccctgcgggtcttcactctatcctcgcggcgccactgtacgccaggagagtatcccagtcaatcccaaccggcctctgatcgagaaagagtgggaacacagcttgttctcttaactgctgTGCGCCCGCCCCggcatgggctctactactaaccacaaggtcgccaactggtgtttcctgtgtccagtaacacatcagtggtttcgttgaattgtggtaacagtggcaagagcacactcaatatgtctgatatcaggcaggtatttatttctatcactctatttcctttcaggtattatatagccacaagaaatatggaggggatgatataaacaccaaggtattttgtattttacttaaactcaagacatcacaagattatatcaataagcaaacagccatTTCAcgcggaagtcgctcgttctcacaaataatcacgaactcgccaagccggcaatgttccccctcacgtcaatgtcaaaatcagctgggcgactcccaccgcgcgaatgttcgtaTATTTGTTTGcctggcgtgaggcgcctgtttctttaaattctcaaggatcactaaatgttcacacacacaatattcgtgacaatagcacgtaaatacttcgctgcactgatcttgagctcaatcaaacatttctatattaatggacacaataattcactatcatggtataacacactgcccttcatttaatgataatgtATGCAAGTATATCtctctggagttctcagtaattcctttcgtgggcaaatattcaattaatcactgcacacatgaatggttattcaatacacaagcatcagcatatatatatatatatatatatatatatatatatatatatatatatatatatatatatatatatatatatataaatcatagatatcaataatggtaataatatagttactgggcacttagcctaacaccaaatactggtatatttatatatatatactctctcactaactgatcatattaaagtctcatgaaagacattatcaacacagtaaattcatcaattactccgggtgcctgcacacaccaataataatcataaatatcgtgagtgctctatgtagccccactgcacacttgtgccttactgtgacataggtgagccttgctcacgacatacaaaatactctggctaaataatatagctgactaaaggggaattgggagggaaactagaatcacctacttccacctatcctccggtgagagttgagttgtagatcctggtccaggctcctgcctcgtgtagggaacgcccccacacacaccctgtcgtgtcctccaggaactcaatcaacgtcccaccataaacgcgtcgtctccgtttcTGTCCTTCGCGGGTCCGTGCCCCTCCTCCacatcttgtagggttggagacgGTCTCCCAGCCGTCAActtctcccaactacggctgcctgcctacgtctcggctgcagtcgttcggattcccaattattgtcttctttcactgcttcccagtggattggcccagccgctacgtcgtcactgtgaagctatcagacgtcccagacgatactgcctagacttcacctgcacagcacccgatcctggagcacttgctgctcaatattctgtcaattccctcttcggtccacacatggaatgaaggaagacctctggcgtacttgcagactacgggtgacgcgtaagatccacgggagtggcgtattactgtccaattgacaggatcaaccttcacacatccgcccaccttgacgtgtcgtgtcagactgatggtgccgccgtggcgctctgactggaccccccttccttcgtgacgtcatattcgccatgggaggttttcattggctccctgtgccacatcgctgtcggtgaccaatccggtgccactgacgtcacacagttttggcggcaaaacagagtagccagcgccatattggcttcctaaagggcctaaaccacaggccaaaatactcttctcttACAAATTTCTCGCCTCTTCGAGAACACTgcattctcccacatatatcaaactgatgcctgcgacgtagagaacgctcgggtaaagtggacatgactcttacagcaggcgtgggagaaatataagggggggaacaccatcacagcttcagatagataatgcaaacattagcaataaaaatgatagaaagttccttggcctgtacttagacaagagaatcaacttcagcacccatatacaacacataactaaaagggtttctaaaacagttggtatactctctaagatcagatattatgtaccctactctgctctcctctcactattatgttcttatctatccctatcttacttatgtacgtatgtaatgtaatgtaatgtaatgtatgtatcaGTACTCTAACCGCCCAACATTCTTTCTCCCAGGACGAACAagatcagcaaaagctgcttgactctgAAAAATTTGTCTCAAGCTCGCTACCCAGTTCATAAAATCt is from Procambarus clarkii isolate CNS0578487 chromosome 54, FALCON_Pclarkii_2.0, whole genome shotgun sequence and encodes:
- the LOC138352771 gene encoding uncharacterized protein, whose product is MKLQMEAQLKREEREAEAQLLKEEREQAAQLKREEREAQQRKEERELRREEAQLKREEQEREAQLKREERETQLKREEQEREAQLKREEQEQEAQLMREEREAQLRREERELEARLKQQEIEANKVDQELPEEEGKWSRADGTRLTNTESLAKIEDKLQHLKGQQSADLTNLLRENASLFTDVPRRHRSVMHEVEVRDARPVKQSAYRDVRDGSPCA